A window of Campylobacter cuniculorum DSM 23162 = LMG 24588 contains these coding sequences:
- the rpmF gene encoding 50S ribosomal protein L32 encodes MAVPKRRVSKTRAAKRRTHYKITLVKPVKDKDGSYKMPHRINPVTKEY; translated from the coding sequence ATGGCAGTGCCTAAAAGAAGAGTGAGCAAAACTCGTGCAGCTAAACGGAGAACTCATTATAAAATCACCCTTGTTAAGCCTGTGAAAGATAAAGATGGAAGCTATAAAATGCCACATCGTATCAATCCTGTAACTAAGGAATATTAA
- the murI gene encoding glutamate racemase, which yields MKIGVFDSGVGGLSVLKALYEARLFEEVVYYGDTARVPYGVKDKDTIIKFCLEALEFFKNIKIDMLIIACNTASAYALDILRSKANFPIYGVIDAGVEATKREILDKNKEILVIATKATIKSKEYELRLKKEGFKNVKALATGLFVPMVEEEIFEGEFLQSAFNYYFKGLQSPDALILACTHFPLLAKSLSEYFGAKTKLIHSGDAIVNFLKTHSQLKSLKTKAKLEFYASSDVQSLKNTAKIWLGLNTKDIQ from the coding sequence ATGAAAATCGGTGTTTTTGATAGCGGAGTGGGCGGACTTAGTGTTTTAAAAGCTCTTTATGAAGCAAGACTTTTTGAAGAGGTGGTTTATTACGGAGATACAGCTCGTGTGCCTTATGGAGTGAAAGATAAGGACACTATCATTAAATTTTGTCTTGAAGCTTTGGAATTTTTTAAAAACATTAAGATTGATATGCTCATCATTGCTTGCAATACTGCAAGTGCTTATGCCTTAGATATTTTGCGTTCAAAAGCGAATTTTCCTATTTATGGGGTTATTGATGCAGGAGTTGAGGCTACAAAAAGAGAAATTTTAGATAAAAATAAAGAAATTTTAGTCATAGCGACAAAGGCTACGATAAAATCTAAAGAATATGAATTGCGTTTAAAAAAAGAAGGTTTTAAAAATGTTAAAGCCTTAGCCACCGGACTTTTTGTGCCTATGGTTGAAGAGGAAATTTTTGAGGGAGAATTTTTGCAAAGCGCTTTTAACTATTATTTTAAAGGCTTACAAAGCCCCGATGCTCTCATCTTAGCTTGCACCCATTTCCCTCTTCTTGCTAAGTCTTTGAGTGAGTATTTTGGAGCTAAAACCAAACTCATACATTCAGGTGATGCGATTGTGAATTTTTTAAAAACGCATTCTCAATTAAAATCTTTAAAAACAAAAGCCAAACTTGAATTTTATGCTTCAAGTGATGTGCAAAGCTTAAAAAATACAGCTAAAATTTGGCTTGGTTTAAATACAAAGGACATTCAATGA
- a CDS encoding peroxiredoxin, giving the protein MIVTKKALDFTAPAVLGNNEIVGDFNLYKNIGPKGAVVFFYPKDFTFVCPSEIIAFDKRYQEFKNRGIEVIGISGDNEFSHFAWKNTPVNQGGIGQVKFPLVADLTKQIARNFDVLYGEAVALRGSFLLDADGTVRHAVINDLPLGRNIDEMIRMVDTMLFTNEHGEVCPAGWHKGDEGMKANPKGVADYLGKNEGKL; this is encoded by the coding sequence ATGATTGTTACAAAAAAAGCTTTAGATTTTACTGCTCCAGCAGTATTAGGAAACAATGAAATCGTTGGGGATTTCAATCTTTACAAAAATATAGGTCCAAAAGGTGCTGTGGTATTTTTCTATCCAAAAGATTTTACTTTTGTATGTCCTTCAGAAATTATAGCTTTTGATAAAAGATATCAAGAATTTAAAAATAGAGGGATTGAAGTTATAGGAATTTCTGGAGACAATGAATTTTCACACTTTGCTTGGAAAAATACTCCGGTAAATCAAGGGGGTATAGGACAAGTCAAATTTCCTTTGGTTGCAGATTTAACCAAACAAATTGCAAGAAATTTTGATGTATTGTATGGTGAGGCTGTTGCACTTCGCGGGTCTTTCCTTTTAGATGCAGACGGCACTGTGCGTCATGCAGTTATCAATGACTTGCCTCTTGGTAGAAATATTGATGAAATGATCAGAATGGTTGATACTATGCTCTTCACTAATGAACATGGAGAAGTTTGTCCAGCAGGCTGGCACAAGGGCGATGAAGGAATGAAGGCTAATCCTAAGGGAGTGGCTGATTATCTTGGTAAAAATGAAGGAAAATTATAA
- a CDS encoding DUF362 domain-containing protein — protein sequence MAVKITDICIACGSCIDECPVSAIVDDSNNPEGADRYYVYADKCVECVGHNDQPACASACPTDGCIVWSEVVSGQPSRDNIGADMRKGDTPVFA from the coding sequence ATGGCGGTAAAGATTACAGATATTTGTATAGCTTGTGGTTCTTGTATTGATGAGTGTCCGGTTTCTGCTATTGTAGATGATAGCAATAACCCTGAAGGTGCAGACAGATATTATGTCTATGCAGACAAATGCGTTGAATGTGTAGGGCACAATGACCAACCAGCCTGTGCAAGTGCTTGTCCAACAGATGGTTGTATCGTTTGGAGTGAGGTTGTATCAGGACAACCAAGTCGCGATAATATAGGTGCTGATATGAGAAAAGGAGACACTCCGGTTTTTGCTTAA
- a CDS encoding HAD family hydrolase, with translation MKKTLLFDLDGTLVDSTTAILDSCKSAFKILGLKPALDNDIKKLIGFTLDEIFIKLYKDKEELAGDFIEEYRKKYHQIYLEQTHLLPQVKEALELANGFADLAVVTTKHSCFTKPLLEFLKINHFFKALVCYDDVRFAKPHPESIFKALSILNKDRKNAFMIGDTKLDILAAKAAEISYIALNCGYESKESLKNYSELIKQNAYEAVCYIKYL, from the coding sequence ATGAAAAAGACGCTTTTGTTTGATTTAGATGGCACTTTGGTAGATTCTACCACTGCCATTTTAGATTCTTGCAAAAGTGCCTTTAAAATTTTGGGTTTAAAACCTGCTTTAGATAATGATATTAAAAAATTAATAGGTTTTACTCTAGATGAAATTTTTATAAAACTTTATAAAGACAAAGAAGAACTCGCTGGGGATTTTATCGAAGAGTATCGTAAAAAATATCATCAAATTTATCTTGAGCAAACTCATCTTTTACCTCAAGTAAAAGAAGCTTTGGAATTAGCAAATGGATTTGCTGACTTAGCCGTCGTAACCACAAAGCATTCTTGTTTTACTAAGCCTTTGCTTGAATTTTTAAAAATCAATCATTTTTTCAAGGCTTTAGTTTGCTATGATGATGTTCGATTTGCTAAACCTCATCCGGAATCTATTTTTAAAGCTTTATCGATTCTTAATAAAGACAGAAAAAACGCCTTTATGATAGGAGATACAAAACTTGACATTTTGGCAGCAAAGGCGGCTGAAATATCTTACATAGCACTAAATTGTGGCTATGAGAGTAAAGAAAGTTTGAAAAATTATAGTGAGCTTATTAAGCAAAATGCCTATGAAGCTGTATGCTATATAAAATATTTATAG
- a CDS encoding OmpA family protein: MKKVFLCLGLAGVLFGADSNVKFEITPTFSYGVFEGNLDLDDRGAPGIRFGYHFDDFFLDQIELGLEHYSGIKYNNVAQDTDLTKTYLSVIKGIDLGQSFYLYGLIGAGYENFSNPDLDTSRDNKDGGFGHYGAGLKYRLTDSVALRLETRDQIGFNDAHHQWISSVGISFGFGGKQEAVAPTTQAIQKPICPTPPRDGALLDENGCEKTIHLEGHFGFDKTNINPVFEERIKEIAKILDENEKYNTILEGHTDNTGARAYNQKLSERRAESVAKELEKFGVEKSRIQTKGYGPDKPRSSNATKEGRADNRRVEAKFFLQ, from the coding sequence ATGAAAAAGGTGTTTTTATGTTTAGGTTTGGCAGGTGTTTTATTTGGAGCAGACTCTAATGTTAAATTTGAAATCACTCCAACTTTTAGTTATGGAGTTTTTGAAGGAAATTTAGACCTTGATGATAGAGGGGCTCCGGGCATAAGATTTGGGTATCATTTTGATGATTTTTTCCTTGATCAAATTGAGCTTGGACTTGAGCATTATTCAGGGATAAAATACAATAATGTTGCTCAAGATACAGACTTAACTAAGACTTATTTAAGTGTTATTAAAGGTATTGATTTGGGACAAAGTTTTTATCTCTATGGCTTAATAGGTGCAGGTTATGAGAATTTTTCTAATCCGGATTTAGATACTTCAAGAGATAATAAAGATGGTGGTTTTGGTCATTATGGTGCGGGTTTAAAATACAGATTAACTGATTCTGTAGCCTTAAGACTTGAAACAAGAGACCAAATTGGTTTTAACGATGCACATCATCAATGGATTTCTAGCGTAGGAATTAGTTTTGGATTTGGAGGCAAACAAGAAGCTGTTGCTCCAACAACTCAAGCGATTCAAAAACCAATCTGCCCTACTCCTCCAAGAGATGGAGCTTTGCTTGACGAAAATGGTTGCGAAAAAACCATTCATTTAGAGGGACATTTCGGTTTTGATAAAACTAATATTAATCCGGTTTTTGAAGAAAGAATCAAAGAGATTGCTAAAATTTTAGATGAAAACGAAAAATACAATACAATTTTAGAAGGACACACTGATAATACAGGTGCAAGAGCTTACAATCAAAAACTTTCTGAACGTAGAGCTGAAAGCGTGGCTAAAGAACTTGAAAAATTTGGGGTAGAAAAAAGTCGTATTCAAACTAAGGGCTATGGACCAGATAAACCAAGATCAAGCAATGCTACTAAAGAAGGTAGAGCCGATAATAGAAGGGTTGAAGCTAAATTCTTTTTACAATAA
- the rpsI gene encoding 30S ribosomal protein S9 → MATTYATGKRKTAIAKVWIKSGSGKISVNGVDLNTWLGGHEAIKLKVIQPLLVTKQENSIDIKATTLGGGYSAQAEALRHGISRALAAIDADFRALLKPVGLLTRDSRSVERKKYGRRKARRSPQFSKR, encoded by the coding sequence ATGGCAACAACATACGCAACAGGTAAAAGGAAAACCGCTATTGCGAAAGTTTGGATAAAATCAGGTAGTGGTAAAATCAGTGTCAATGGTGTTGATTTAAACACTTGGCTTGGAGGGCATGAAGCAATTAAGCTTAAAGTGATTCAACCTCTGCTCGTCACCAAACAAGAAAATTCTATAGACATTAAAGCGACAACTTTAGGCGGTGGTTATAGTGCTCAAGCTGAAGCTTTAAGACATGGAATTTCAAGAGCTTTAGCAGCTATAGATGCAGATTTTAGAGCTTTACTTAAACCTGTAGGATTGCTCACTCGAGACAGCAGAAGCGTTGAACGTAAGAAATATGGTCGTAGAAAAGCAAGGAGAAGTCCGCAATTTTCTAAACGATAA
- the plsX gene encoding phosphate acyltransferase PlsX produces the protein MINIAIDAMGGDFGEKPIIQGVVEALNQKPFHAILVGNSKLLQSQIPKHLEQYIKYEEADEVFLMNENATDVLKRKETTIYKAIELVKTGKAQAVVSAGHSGASMSLATLKLGRLKNVLRPAIATLMPNISGKTLLLDVGANADCKSENLFQFAVMGETYAKEVMKITKPRLALLSNGEEDCKGNELTKETHRLMKKLTNFVGNAEGRDIFNGNIDVLICDGFSGNIILKSCEGVAGAIFQILKDEIKQSLLSKIGAILLKPCFYRLKKHIDWQEYGGAPLLGVKGCVIISHGKSDSRAIKNAIFQAINFSQSQINEVIENELEKFNT, from the coding sequence ATGATAAACATTGCCATCGATGCAATGGGAGGAGATTTTGGAGAAAAGCCTATTATACAAGGTGTTGTGGAGGCTTTAAATCAAAAGCCTTTTCATGCTATCTTAGTTGGAAATTCTAAGCTTTTGCAAAGTCAAATTCCAAAACATTTGGAGCAATACATTAAATACGAAGAGGCTGATGAAGTTTTTCTTATGAACGAAAATGCTACCGATGTTTTAAAACGCAAAGAAACAACGATTTATAAAGCTATAGAGCTTGTAAAAACCGGAAAAGCTCAAGCTGTGGTTTCAGCCGGGCATAGTGGTGCAAGTATGTCTTTAGCGACCTTGAAACTTGGACGGCTCAAAAATGTTTTAAGACCAGCGATTGCGACCTTAATGCCAAATATTTCGGGTAAGACTTTGCTTTTAGATGTGGGGGCAAACGCGGATTGTAAGAGTGAAAATTTATTTCAATTCGCGGTTATGGGAGAAACTTATGCAAAAGAAGTGATGAAAATCACAAAGCCGAGATTGGCTTTGCTTTCAAATGGAGAAGAAGATTGCAAAGGCAATGAATTGACTAAGGAAACACATCGGTTAATGAAAAAACTTACAAATTTTGTAGGAAATGCTGAAGGCAGAGATATTTTTAATGGAAATATTGATGTATTAATATGCGATGGTTTTAGCGGAAATATCATTTTAAAATCTTGTGAAGGGGTTGCAGGTGCAATTTTTCAAATTTTAAAGGATGAAATCAAACAATCTTTGCTTTCAAAAATCGGAGCAATTCTTCTTAAGCCTTGTTTTTACAGACTTAAAAAACACATAGATTGGCAAGAATATGGCGGAGCACCTTTGCTTGGAGTTAAAGGCTGTGTGATTATCTCTCATGGCAAAAGCGATTCAAGAGCTATTAAAAATGCTATTTTTCAAGCTATAAATTTTAGTCAATCCCAAATCAATGAAGTTATAGAAAATGAACTCGAAAAATTTAACACCTAA
- the nhaA gene encoding Na+/H+ antiporter NhaA, translating to MNDFLLKLKTLSHNEAFGGILLIFFTLLALLVQNSSFSVYYENFLDLKIGISINEFELNKPFLLWINDGLIAIFFFCIGLELKKEFIEGDFRNPKNIILPFSAALGGILIPALIFALVNIGDAYTLKGWAIPTATDTAFALAILIMAGKHIPHSLKIFLLSLAIFDDVGAILIIAIFYTTELSTAAFVIASLAIFAMLILNLLRITKKSVYFVCSLVLWVSVLKSGVHATLAGIITAIFIPMHTKEGVAFLEEINEGLKFWISFVILPLFAFANAGVNLSHINLDLIFSGVSIGIFLGLFLGKQVGVFLFSFLAIKFKLSSLPQDSNLKQLYGVCILTGIGFTMSLFIDGLAYEVSDIFHYVDNLAILAASFCSGIFGFIYLKFFTK from the coding sequence ATGAATGATTTTCTCTTAAAACTTAAAACCCTATCGCACAATGAAGCATTTGGTGGAATTTTACTCATATTTTTTACCCTCCTTGCTTTGCTTGTTCAAAACAGCTCTTTTAGTGTTTATTATGAGAATTTTTTAGATTTAAAAATTGGAATCAGCATTAATGAATTTGAGCTTAATAAACCTTTTTTACTTTGGATTAATGATGGTTTGATAGCAATTTTCTTTTTTTGCATAGGACTTGAGCTTAAGAAAGAATTTATTGAAGGTGATTTTAGAAATCCTAAAAACATTATCTTGCCTTTTTCTGCAGCTTTAGGAGGAATTTTAATCCCCGCTTTGATTTTTGCACTCGTAAATATAGGTGATGCTTACACTCTTAAAGGTTGGGCGATTCCTACAGCAACAGACACGGCTTTTGCTTTGGCGATTTTGATAATGGCAGGAAAACATATCCCGCATTCTCTTAAGATTTTTTTACTATCCCTAGCCATTTTTGATGATGTGGGTGCGATTTTAATCATTGCAATTTTCTATACCACAGAGCTTTCCACAGCCGCATTTGTAATAGCTTCACTTGCAATTTTTGCAATGCTTATACTTAATTTACTAAGAATTACTAAAAAATCTGTTTATTTTGTTTGCTCTCTTGTGCTTTGGGTGAGTGTTTTAAAAAGTGGAGTCCATGCGACTTTAGCAGGTATCATCACAGCAATTTTTATCCCTATGCATACTAAAGAAGGAGTAGCCTTTTTAGAAGAAATCAATGAAGGTTTAAAATTTTGGATAAGCTTTGTAATCCTGCCCTTATTTGCTTTTGCAAATGCGGGTGTGAATTTATCTCATATCAATCTTGATTTAATTTTTTCAGGTGTGAGTATAGGAATCTTTTTAGGGCTTTTTCTGGGCAAACAAGTGGGCGTATTTTTGTTTTCTTTTTTAGCCATTAAATTTAAACTCTCTTCTTTACCACAAGATTCAAATCTCAAGCAACTCTATGGGGTTTGCATTTTAACGGGTATAGGCTTTACAATGAGTTTATTTATCGATGGATTAGCCTATGAAGTGAGTGATATTTTTCATTATGTGGATAATCTTGCCATACTTGCAGCCTCTTTTTGTTCGGGAATTTTTGGTTTTATTTATTTGAAATTTTTTACAAAATAA
- a CDS encoding C40 family peptidase translates to MRIHIFLVFMIMFLISGCSFYQQNFKSTNYQSKNFSQEKLRSIAREWKNTPYVLGGTNKKGSDCSGFTQNVFAQFHTKIPRTTKAQLHSGKKISKKYLQTGDLVFFKTGRGPNAMHVGIYLSNNHFIHLSTKGGVKEVSLNDSYWKSKYIGAARYGL, encoded by the coding sequence ATGAGAATTCATATTTTTTTAGTTTTTATGATAATGTTCTTAATTTCAGGTTGTAGTTTTTATCAGCAAAATTTCAAATCCACAAATTATCAAAGTAAGAATTTTTCTCAAGAAAAACTTAGAAGTATAGCAAGAGAATGGAAAAATACCCCTTATGTTTTAGGTGGCACAAATAAAAAAGGTTCAGATTGTTCAGGTTTTACTCAAAATGTTTTTGCACAATTTCATACCAAAATTCCACGTACCACAAAGGCACAGCTTCATTCAGGTAAAAAAATTTCTAAAAAATACCTTCAAACCGGAGATTTAGTCTTTTTTAAAACAGGTCGTGGTCCTAATGCAATGCATGTAGGAATTTATTTGAGTAATAATCATTTCATTCATTTATCAACAAAAGGCGGAGTGAAAGAGGTTTCTTTAAATGATTCTTACTGGAAAAGCAAATATATAGGAGCTGCAAGGTATGGTTTATAA
- the ndk gene encoding nucleoside-diphosphate kinase produces MERTLSIIKPDAVKKGVIGKILDRFESNGLRIVAMKKIQLSKEQAQNFYAVHKDRPFFNDLVKFMISGPVVVSVLEGDNAVLKNRDLMGATNPKEAKAGTIRADFAENIDANAVHGSDSLENAKIEIEFFFKADELS; encoded by the coding sequence ATGGAAAGAACTCTATCGATTATTAAACCTGATGCTGTAAAAAAAGGAGTGATAGGAAAAATCTTAGATCGTTTTGAAAGCAATGGACTAAGAATAGTAGCGATGAAAAAAATTCAATTGAGCAAAGAGCAGGCTCAAAATTTTTACGCTGTGCATAAAGACAGACCTTTTTTTAATGATTTGGTAAAATTTATGATTAGCGGTCCCGTCGTTGTTTCGGTTTTGGAAGGCGATAATGCTGTGCTTAAAAACAGAGATTTAATGGGAGCAACAAATCCAAAAGAAGCTAAAGCCGGGACAATAAGGGCTGATTTTGCTGAAAACATCGATGCAAATGCTGTGCATGGAAGCGATAGTTTGGAAAATGCAAAGATTGAGATTGAATTCTTTTTCAAAGCTGATGAACTTTCTTAA
- the map gene encoding type I methionyl aminopeptidase, with the protein MIELKKPAEIEKLRIANQIVAQTLDYLEKEIKIGMSLKQIDKMAEDFILTCKAKPSFKGLYGFPGAICTSLNQVCIHGIPDDKILKEGDVLGLDVGTLVEGYYGDAARTIGIGEISNTDKHLIACAKDALYHAIASIREGMRFKELSAILGEFITHRGFVPLKGYCGHGIGNKPHNEPEILNYLEKGVNAKSGPKIKNGMVFCIEPMICQKDGTPKHYNGKWDAGSADGLNTAHYEHCVAIIGGKAEILSLA; encoded by the coding sequence ATGATAGAACTTAAAAAACCCGCAGAAATTGAAAAATTAAGAATTGCAAATCAAATCGTTGCTCAAACTTTGGATTATTTAGAAAAAGAAATTAAAATTGGGATGAGTCTTAAGCAAATTGATAAAATGGCTGAAGATTTCATCCTAACTTGCAAGGCTAAACCTTCATTTAAAGGGCTTTATGGTTTTCCCGGAGCCATTTGCACTTCTTTAAATCAAGTTTGCATTCATGGAATCCCTGATGATAAAATTCTCAAAGAAGGTGATGTTTTAGGGCTTGATGTAGGAACTTTGGTGGAGGGATATTATGGTGATGCAGCCAGAACGATAGGCATAGGTGAAATTTCAAACACAGATAAACATTTAATCGCTTGTGCTAAAGACGCACTCTATCATGCCATAGCTTCTATACGCGAGGGTATGCGTTTTAAAGAACTTTCTGCAATTTTAGGTGAATTTATAACGCATAGAGGTTTTGTGCCTTTAAAGGGATATTGCGGACATGGTATAGGAAACAAGCCACACAATGAACCTGAAATTCTTAATTATCTCGAAAAGGGTGTGAATGCAAAAAGCGGACCTAAAATCAAAAATGGTATGGTTTTTTGTATTGAACCTATGATTTGTCAAAAGGACGGCACACCTAAGCATTATAATGGTAAATGGGATGCAGGAAGTGCTGATGGACTGAATACAGCTCATTATGAGCATTGTGTTGCCATTATAGGAGGAAAGGCTGAAATTCTTTCTTTGGCTTAA
- a CDS encoding beta-ketoacyl-ACP synthase III, with amino-acid sequence MNSKNLTPKASLKSIASYIPEKILSNKDFEQFIDTSDEWIVRRTGIKERRIAKDDETNSDLGTKAAIKAIQRAHLTPKDIDAIVVATLSPDYFTMPSTACKIAANLGLTNITAFDISAACSGFIYLLEVSKALVESGAKKNVLIVGSEKASSIMDYTDRSICILFGDGAGAGVVSLDTQNPIIDVHTASNGEFGELLMTKRSPKAKLCEPLAMKMKGNEVFKIAVNTLCNDVIELLNKNNIDSNQIDLFIPHQANLRIIKAVQEKLQLSDEKCVITVEKFGNTSAASIPMAMNEAYEEGRLKKGSLILLDAFGGGFTWGSALLQFGGENFTRF; translated from the coding sequence ATGAACTCGAAAAATTTAACACCTAAAGCTTCGCTCAAAAGTATAGCTTCTTATATCCCTGAAAAAATTTTAAGCAATAAAGACTTTGAACAATTTATCGATACAAGTGATGAATGGATAGTGCGTCGCACGGGTATTAAAGAGAGAAGAATCGCTAAAGATGATGAAACAAATAGCGATCTTGGCACTAAGGCTGCGATTAAAGCCATTCAAAGAGCTCACTTAACTCCAAAAGATATTGATGCTATCGTTGTAGCAACTCTTAGTCCTGATTATTTTACTATGCCTTCAACAGCTTGTAAGATTGCTGCAAATTTAGGTTTAACAAATATCACAGCTTTTGATATTTCTGCAGCTTGCTCGGGTTTTATTTATTTGCTTGAAGTTTCTAAGGCTCTTGTAGAGAGCGGGGCAAAAAAAAATGTTTTGATTGTAGGAAGTGAAAAAGCAAGTTCGATTATGGATTATACTGATAGAAGCATTTGCATACTCTTTGGAGATGGTGCTGGAGCAGGTGTGGTGAGCTTAGACACTCAAAATCCTATCATTGATGTGCATACAGCAAGCAATGGGGAATTTGGAGAACTTTTAATGACCAAACGCTCTCCTAAGGCAAAGCTCTGTGAGCCTCTTGCAATGAAAATGAAAGGAAATGAGGTTTTTAAAATCGCTGTAAATACCTTGTGCAACGATGTCATTGAGCTTTTAAACAAAAACAATATAGACTCAAATCAAATCGATCTTTTTATCCCTCATCAAGCAAATCTTCGCATCATCAAAGCTGTGCAGGAAAAATTGCAATTAAGCGATGAAAAATGCGTCATCACTGTAGAAAAATTTGGGAATACTTCAGCCGCTTCTATCCCTATGGCGATGAATGAGGCTTACGAGGAAGGCAGACTTAAAAAAGGGAGTTTAATTTTGCTTGATGCTTTTGGTGGAGGATTTACTTGGGGGAGTGCTTTACTTCAATTTGGTGGAGAAAATTTTACTCGTTTTTAA
- the nhaA gene encoding Na+/H+ antiporter NhaA: MQFIKKIILSEVFPGILLIFFTFLALVFQNSSLDMIYTNFFHANFTIGFDDFHLTKKLNLWINDGLIAIFFLYIGLELKYEILRGQLKNIKSVSLPIFGALGGMIAPALIFTLINFNNAFAMQGWAIPTATDIAFAVGILMLLGKKIPTSLKLFLLSLAIFDDLGAIVIIALFYTAELSTLAIVLCLICIFALFLLNRSHVTHLSLYVLVGVIFWIAMLKSGVHATLAGVIIALFIPLDTKKNQPYLHKVYKDLEPWVVYFILPLFAFANAGVDLRNMDFSFILSPTSLGIILGLFLGKQVGVFLFSFLAIKFKLAKFPENVKYRQFYGICILTGIGFTMSLFIDTLAYKNSDFIQYSDKLAILIASFLSAIIGYLYLKFIK; encoded by the coding sequence ATGCAATTTATAAAAAAAATAATTTTAAGTGAAGTTTTTCCGGGCATTTTACTGATATTTTTTACTTTTCTCGCTTTGGTTTTTCAAAATTCTTCTTTGGATATGATTTATACAAATTTTTTTCATGCAAATTTTACAATAGGCTTTGATGATTTTCATCTTACAAAGAAATTAAATCTCTGGATTAATGATGGTTTGATAGCAATTTTTTTCCTTTATATAGGGCTTGAGCTTAAATACGAAATTTTAAGAGGGCAGCTTAAAAATATCAAGTCAGTTTCTTTACCGATTTTTGGTGCTCTTGGTGGGATGATAGCTCCTGCATTGATTTTTACTCTTATCAATTTTAACAATGCTTTTGCTATGCAAGGTTGGGCGATTCCTACAGCAACAGATATTGCATTTGCTGTAGGAATTTTAATGCTCTTGGGTAAAAAAATCCCAACGAGTCTTAAGCTTTTTTTACTATCTTTAGCCATTTTTGATGATTTGGGTGCCATCGTCATTATCGCTTTATTTTACACAGCTGAACTTTCAACACTAGCCATCGTGCTTTGTTTGATTTGTATTTTTGCTTTATTTTTACTCAACCGCTCTCATGTGACTCATCTTTCTTTGTATGTTTTAGTGGGAGTGATATTTTGGATTGCAATGCTAAAAAGCGGAGTCCATGCGACTTTAGCGGGAGTGATTATCGCCCTTTTTATCCCTTTGGATACAAAAAAAAATCAGCCTTATTTGCATAAGGTTTATAAGGATTTAGAACCTTGGGTGGTTTATTTTATCCTGCCTTTATTTGCATTTGCAAATGCCGGCGTGGATTTAAGAAATATGGATTTTTCTTTTATTCTTTCACCTACAAGTCTTGGCATTATTTTAGGGCTTTTTCTGGGCAAACAAGTGGGCGTATTTTTGTTTTCTTTTTTAGCCATTAAATTTAAACTCGCAAAATTTCCAGAAAATGTTAAATACAGGCAATTTTATGGAATTTGCATTCTAACAGGTATAGGCTTTACGATGAGTTTATTTATCGATACTCTTGCTTATAAAAATAGCGATTTTATCCAATACTCTGATAAACTTGCCATCTTGATAGCAAGTTTTTTAAGTGCTATCATTGGCTATTTATATCTGAAATTCATAAAATGA
- the rplM gene encoding 50S ribosomal protein L13, with protein MTKIAKPNEIKREWIVLDAEGKIFGRLLTEVAAILRGKNKPYFTPNVDCGDYVIIINASKAIFTGINKAQNKLYHRHSGYFGSVKSEKFGDLLEKNPVKLYKLAVRGMLPKTNLGRAMLKKLKIYSGSEHPHTAQLAKEGK; from the coding sequence ATGACAAAAATAGCAAAGCCAAACGAAATAAAACGAGAATGGATTGTTTTAGATGCTGAAGGTAAAATTTTCGGGCGTCTTTTAACTGAAGTTGCAGCAATTTTAAGAGGTAAAAACAAACCTTATTTCACTCCTAATGTTGATTGCGGAGATTATGTCATCATCATCAATGCTTCAAAAGCTATCTTTACAGGAATTAATAAGGCTCAAAATAAACTTTATCATAGACATTCAGGGTATTTTGGGAGTGTTAAAAGTGAAAAATTTGGAGATTTACTTGAAAAAAATCCCGTAAAATTATATAAATTAGCTGTCAGGGGTATGCTTCCTAAAACAAATTTAGGCAGGGCAATGCTTAAAAAACTTAAAATTTATTCAGGCAGTGAGCATCCACACACTGCACAACTTGCTAAAGAAGGAAAATGA
- a CDS encoding putative motility protein, whose translation MISDATNASLMLSVNTSLLKKTMDTNEALMTNLIEGATLQTPSSNAPVEAPVQTSDSRGLDIYA comes from the coding sequence ATGATATCAGATGCAACAAATGCTTCGTTAATGCTAAGCGTAAATACTTCTTTGCTTAAAAAAACAATGGATACTAACGAGGCTTTAATGACAAATCTTATAGAAGGTGCCACTTTACAAACTCCTTCTAGTAATGCTCCAGTAGAAGCTCCGGTGCAAACTTCAGACTCAAGAGGCTTAGACATTTACGCTTAA